One Natrinema halophilum genomic window carries:
- a CDS encoding SPFH domain-containing protein codes for MYPLTIAPIQLQSVLEDPLLAVGLVILVLALVTVWQMVEIVDAYNRGALTVFGEYRKLLEPGLNIVPPFVSRIYTFDMRTQTLDVPSQEAITRDNSPVTADAVVYIRVMNAKRAFLEVDDYQRAVSNLAQTTLRAVIGDMELDDTLSRREMINERIRQELDEPTDEWGIRVESVEVREVTPSQGVKGAMEEQTSAERRRRAMILEAQGERRSAVEKAEGDKQSNIIRAQGEKQSQILESQGDAISTVLRARSAESMGERAVIDKGMETLAEIGQGESSTFLLPQELSSLVGRYGKHLSGSDVKADGAELESLEFDEETRELIGLDDIADIIGEIDEQAEMDVEAMEQEAQAIKEGEDVASTPGAGSDDLSGLSEPEDRTEMEHDSESS; via the coding sequence ATGTATCCACTGACAATCGCTCCCATTCAACTTCAATCGGTTCTCGAGGACCCGCTCTTGGCTGTCGGGCTAGTCATTCTCGTGCTCGCCCTCGTCACTGTCTGGCAGATGGTCGAGATCGTCGACGCCTACAACAGGGGTGCACTGACCGTCTTCGGCGAATACCGCAAGCTCCTCGAGCCGGGGCTCAACATCGTTCCACCGTTCGTCTCGCGGATATACACGTTCGACATGCGAACGCAAACGTTGGACGTCCCGTCTCAGGAAGCGATCACGCGCGATAACTCGCCGGTGACGGCCGACGCCGTCGTCTACATCCGGGTCATGAACGCCAAACGGGCGTTTCTCGAAGTCGACGACTATCAGCGGGCGGTCTCGAACTTGGCTCAGACGACGCTGCGGGCTGTCATCGGCGACATGGAACTCGACGATACCCTCAGTCGGCGCGAGATGATAAACGAGCGGATTCGCCAGGAACTCGACGAACCGACCGACGAGTGGGGCATTCGAGTCGAGTCCGTCGAAGTCCGCGAGGTGACTCCGTCCCAGGGCGTCAAAGGCGCGATGGAGGAACAGACCTCAGCGGAGCGTCGGCGCCGAGCCATGATCCTCGAGGCCCAGGGTGAACGCCGCAGCGCCGTCGAGAAGGCAGAGGGTGACAAACAGTCGAATATCATCCGCGCTCAAGGTGAGAAACAAAGCCAGATTCTCGAGTCCCAGGGAGATGCGATTTCGACCGTGCTGCGTGCACGATCCGCCGAATCGATGGGCGAACGCGCAGTCATCGACAAAGGGATGGAAACGCTCGCCGAGATCGGGCAAGGCGAGTCGTCGACGTTCCTCCTCCCACAGGAACTGTCCTCACTGGTTGGCCGTTACGGGAAACACCTCTCGGGCAGTGACGTGAAAGCGGACGGAGCGGAACTCGAGAGCCTCGAGTTCGACGAGGAGACTCGCGAGTTGATTGGCCTGGACGATATCGCCGATATCATCGGCGAGATTGACGAACAAGCGGAGATGGACGTCGAGGCGATGGAACAGGAAGCGCAGGCGATCAAAGAAGGCGAGGACGTCGCGTCGACTCCAGGCGCGGGGTCCGACGACTTGTCGGGCCTGTCGGAGCCTGAAGACAGAACCGAAATGGAACACGACTCCGAATCGAGCTAG
- a CDS encoding TIGR04053 family radical SAM/SPASM domain-containing protein, translated as MHTGPLDTAERPFVLIWELTQACGLACDHCRADAQPRRHPDELSTAEGKALLEEAAEFGDGQLVVLSGGDPLVRDDVPELIDHGDDLGLRMTITPSGTGSLTAERIEAMADAGLKRMAVSLDGASADAHDSFRGEDGSFEETIRAVEDARAVGLPVQVNTTVCRRTVGELPAIRDLLTEIGAVMWSVFFLVPVGRGRILEPVDPQRADAVMEWLADVSESEPFGVKTTEAPQYRRVAMQRRADADGEDDGAAGPGSGIERRTGIVAGDGFAFVSHTGEVFPSGFLPEAAGNVRERPVTEIYRESPLFRSLRDRDQLTGKCGACPYRHVCGGSRSRAFAHTGNPLASDPLCPFVPAGYDGPLPWEGDERERLSADR; from the coding sequence ATGCACACCGGACCTCTCGACACGGCCGAGCGACCGTTCGTCCTGATATGGGAGCTCACCCAGGCCTGCGGGCTCGCCTGTGACCACTGTCGGGCCGACGCCCAGCCTCGCCGCCACCCCGACGAACTTTCGACGGCTGAAGGGAAGGCGCTGCTCGAGGAGGCAGCCGAATTCGGCGACGGCCAACTGGTCGTCCTCTCCGGCGGCGATCCGCTCGTTAGAGACGACGTTCCGGAGCTAATCGATCACGGCGACGACCTCGGATTGCGAATGACGATCACACCGAGCGGCACGGGGTCGCTAACCGCCGAGCGCATCGAAGCGATGGCGGATGCGGGACTCAAACGGATGGCCGTCAGCCTCGACGGTGCGTCGGCCGACGCCCACGATTCCTTCCGTGGCGAGGACGGCAGTTTCGAAGAGACGATTCGGGCCGTCGAGGACGCTCGAGCGGTTGGGCTCCCCGTCCAGGTCAACACCACGGTCTGTCGTCGAACCGTCGGCGAATTGCCCGCCATCCGGGACCTGCTGACCGAGATCGGGGCCGTCATGTGGAGCGTCTTCTTTCTCGTTCCCGTCGGTCGCGGACGGATCCTCGAACCGGTCGATCCGCAGCGGGCCGATGCGGTAATGGAGTGGCTGGCCGATGTCAGCGAGTCGGAACCGTTCGGCGTCAAGACGACCGAAGCCCCTCAGTACCGGCGGGTCGCGATGCAACGCCGGGCAGACGCGGACGGTGAGGACGACGGTGCGGCCGGGCCGGGATCAGGTATCGAGCGCCGCACCGGAATCGTCGCGGGCGACGGCTTCGCGTTCGTCAGCCACACGGGCGAGGTGTTCCCGTCCGGCTTCCTTCCCGAAGCCGCCGGCAACGTTCGCGAGCGGCCGGTGACGGAAATCTACCGCGAATCGCCGCTGTTCCGGTCGCTACGCGATCGCGATCAACTCACCGGTAAGTGTGGCGCCTGTCCGTACCGCCACGTCTGTGGCGGAAGTCGCTCGCGGGCGTTCGCCCACACTGGCAACCCGCTCGCGAGCGATCCGCTCTGTCCGTTCGTTCCAGCGGGGTACGATGGGCCGCTGCCGTGGGAAGGCGATGAGCGTGAGCGACTCTCCGCCGACCGCTGA
- a CDS encoding MoaD/ThiS family protein — protein sequence MEPNRATTDETAATSADANREAQIDADRETTTVTVRCTGHVRTAVGAHELEFTFEGDRLRDFLESFFQVYDLEAMLIAETEADATHSGWAPAPDDLPGTWRKNPAGEQTRPYARVCVNGRFNEHLGGFETELVDGDRVALIYPFMFCC from the coding sequence ATGGAACCGAACCGAGCCACTACCGATGAGACTGCCGCGACGTCGGCCGACGCGAACAGGGAGGCACAGATCGACGCGGATAGAGAGACGACCACCGTGACCGTCCGATGCACCGGTCACGTTCGGACCGCCGTCGGTGCGCACGAACTCGAGTTCACGTTCGAGGGCGACCGACTTCGAGATTTTCTCGAGTCGTTTTTCCAGGTGTACGACCTCGAAGCCATGCTCATCGCCGAGACCGAAGCGGATGCGACTCACAGCGGCTGGGCTCCGGCGCCCGACGACCTGCCCGGTACCTGGCGCAAGAATCCGGCGGGCGAGCAGACCAGACCGTACGCTCGGGTCTGCGTCAACGGTCGGTTCAACGAACACCTCGGCGGGTTCGAGACGGAACTCGTGGATGGCGATCGCGTCGCACTCATCTACCCGTTCATGTTCTGTTGCTGA
- a CDS encoding acetyl-CoA carboxylase biotin carboxylase subunit: MFRKVLVANRGEIAVRVMRACEELNIGTVAVYSEADKDSGHVRYADEAYNVGPARAADSYLDHEAVIEAARKADADAIHPGYGFLAENAEFAGKVEDADGITWIGPSSDAMESLGEKTKARTIMNDADVPIVPGTTDPVTDPAEVKEFGEKHGYPIAIKAEGGGGGRGMKVVWDESEVEDQLESAQREGEAYFDNDSVYLERYLEQPRHIEVQIVADQHGNVRHLGERDCSLQRRHQKVIEEGPSAALTDELREQIGEAARRGVAAADYTNAGTVEFLVEEEPGRDGPLGPDANFYFLEVNTRIQVEHTVTEAITGIDIVKRQIRIAAGEEIDIDQDDVEIDGHAIEFRINAENAADDFAPATGGTLETYDPPGGIGVRMDDALRQGDELVTDYDSMIAKLVVWGEDRDECIERSLRALREYDIEGIPTIIPFHRLMLTDEEFVQSTHTTKYLDEELDETRIEEAQEQWGGDTGDGASEDDEETVEREFTVEVNGKRFEVELEEHGAPAIPTGDVEAAGGQATRPEPAGGESGGDADIQGEGETVDAEMQGTILDVAVEEGDEVAAGDVLVVLEAMKMENDIVASRGGTVNQIAVEEGESVDMGDTLVVLE, from the coding sequence ATGTTCAGGAAGGTTCTCGTGGCGAACCGCGGGGAAATAGCCGTTCGAGTCATGCGAGCATGTGAAGAGTTGAACATCGGAACCGTCGCCGTCTACTCCGAGGCCGACAAGGACTCGGGACACGTCCGATACGCCGACGAGGCGTACAACGTGGGGCCGGCACGAGCGGCCGACTCGTATCTGGATCACGAAGCCGTCATCGAGGCTGCACGCAAGGCCGACGCCGACGCCATCCACCCGGGCTATGGCTTCCTCGCCGAAAACGCCGAGTTCGCGGGTAAGGTCGAGGACGCCGACGGAATCACGTGGATCGGGCCGTCCAGCGACGCGATGGAATCGCTGGGCGAGAAAACCAAGGCCCGAACGATCATGAACGACGCCGACGTCCCAATCGTTCCCGGGACGACCGACCCCGTTACCGACCCGGCGGAAGTCAAGGAATTCGGCGAGAAACACGGCTACCCGATCGCCATCAAGGCCGAAGGTGGCGGTGGCGGCCGCGGAATGAAGGTCGTCTGGGACGAAAGCGAGGTCGAAGACCAACTCGAGAGCGCACAGCGGGAGGGCGAGGCCTACTTCGATAACGATTCGGTCTACCTCGAGCGCTACCTCGAACAGCCCCGTCACATCGAGGTTCAGATCGTCGCCGACCAGCACGGTAACGTACGCCACCTCGGCGAACGCGACTGTTCGCTCCAGCGCCGCCACCAGAAGGTCATCGAGGAAGGCCCGTCGGCGGCCCTGACCGACGAACTCCGTGAGCAGATCGGCGAGGCCGCCCGTCGGGGCGTCGCCGCCGCTGACTACACCAACGCGGGTACCGTCGAATTCCTCGTCGAAGAAGAGCCAGGCCGCGATGGACCGCTGGGCCCTGACGCGAACTTCTACTTCCTCGAGGTGAACACGCGAATCCAGGTCGAGCATACGGTCACCGAAGCGATCACCGGCATCGATATCGTCAAACGCCAGATCCGGATCGCTGCCGGCGAGGAGATTGACATCGACCAGGACGACGTCGAAATCGACGGCCACGCAATTGAGTTTCGGATCAACGCCGAGAACGCGGCGGACGACTTCGCCCCCGCGACCGGCGGAACGCTCGAGACCTACGACCCGCCGGGCGGAATCGGCGTCCGCATGGACGACGCGCTGCGACAAGGCGACGAACTCGTCACCGACTACGATTCGATGATCGCGAAGCTGGTCGTCTGGGGCGAAGACCGTGACGAATGCATCGAGCGGTCGCTGCGAGCCCTCCGCGAATACGACATCGAGGGAATCCCGACGATCATTCCGTTCCATCGCCTGATGCTCACCGACGAGGAGTTCGTCCAGAGTACCCACACCACGAAATATCTCGACGAGGAACTCGACGAAACCCGCATCGAGGAAGCACAGGAACAGTGGGGTGGTGATACCGGCGACGGCGCGAGCGAAGACGACGAGGAGACCGTCGAACGCGAGTTCACCGTCGAGGTCAACGGCAAGCGCTTCGAGGTCGAACTCGAAGAACACGGTGCACCGGCGATCCCGACAGGCGACGTCGAGGCCGCGGGTGGGCAGGCGACTCGACCGGAACCCGCCGGCGGGGAAAGCGGCGGTGACGCCGACATTCAGGGCGAAGGTGAAACGGTCGACGCGGAAATGCAGGGAACGATTCTCGACGTCGCTGTCGAGGAAGGCGACGAGGTCGCCGCCGGCGACGTGCTGGTCGTTCTCGAGGCGATGAAGATGGAAAACGACATCGTCGCCTCCCGCGGCGGCACCGTCAACCAGATCGCCGTCGAAGAAGGCGAGAGCGTCGATATGGGCGACACGTTGGTCGTCCTCGAGTGA
- a CDS encoding twin-arginine translocation signal domain-containing protein gives MKRTASDPTSATTRRRFLQTVTVATAVASAGCIEEIGTEFPKNEQWPISEYVPDLPVAQRTAVLEERIAVLSTDRIADPDALASKLSEYELAVESIERKRDVLTIEYVNTDRREEGTVHDLALLAGGYAALVEGGYEAAALEATILDDAPASYGSATVETPWAAAYNAGELTAAEYGELVVTTIKSQRSEPQINVSTAE, from the coding sequence ATGAAGCGAACGGCGTCGGACCCGACCAGCGCAACGACACGACGGCGGTTCCTGCAGACGGTCACGGTTGCGACGGCCGTCGCATCCGCAGGGTGTATCGAGGAGATAGGGACGGAGTTTCCGAAAAACGAGCAGTGGCCGATTTCGGAGTACGTTCCCGACCTGCCGGTGGCACAGCGAACGGCCGTTCTCGAAGAACGAATTGCGGTGCTTTCGACCGACAGGATAGCCGACCCCGACGCCCTCGCGTCGAAGCTTTCGGAGTACGAACTCGCAGTCGAGTCCATCGAACGCAAACGAGACGTCCTGACGATCGAGTACGTCAACACGGATCGACGCGAGGAGGGAACCGTCCACGACCTGGCCCTGCTCGCGGGCGGGTACGCGGCGCTGGTCGAAGGCGGCTACGAAGCCGCTGCGCTCGAGGCCACGATCCTCGACGACGCGCCGGCGTCGTACGGCTCGGCCACGGTCGAGACGCCGTGGGCGGCGGCGTACAACGCGGGTGAGCTAACCGCCGCCGAGTACGGCGAACTGGTCGTGACGACGATCAAATCGCAGCGGTCCGAACCGCAGATCAACGTCTCGACCGCCGAGTAG
- a CDS encoding TIGR04347 family pseudo-SAM/SPASM protein, with protein MISISKLLCELDAEGDGLRYDAAADSDKPQITEEKQQRPVVVWNTTRRCNLYCSHCYAGAETEPGSGEFTTAESKTFLDQLAEYGVPVVLFSGGEPLVRDDLTELVAYAAERGLRPVLSSNGTLLTQENAVALRDAGLQYAGISVDGLPERNDRFRGTDGAFDAAVRGIENCLEAGLKTGLRYTITEANAPDLEGVVDLLVDRGLDRFCFYHLDYGGRGAEIIDADLTPSEKRAAVERVADLTLDYHSRGEEIETLLVGNYADAAFLVEYARDEFGEAKAKAVYDYLERNGGDPTGERIADVDYQGNVHPTQFWQGYSLGNVRDRPFGEIWNDESNPLLAALRTREDRLTGKCADCQYRSICRGGSRLRALATTGDLFAPDPQCYLANEERRAEGSAVGGVAD; from the coding sequence ATGATTTCGATCAGCAAACTCCTGTGCGAACTCGACGCCGAGGGAGACGGGCTGCGCTACGACGCGGCCGCCGACTCCGACAAACCGCAGATCACCGAGGAGAAACAGCAACGGCCCGTGGTTGTCTGGAACACGACTCGCCGGTGTAACCTGTATTGCTCGCACTGCTATGCGGGTGCCGAAACCGAACCCGGCTCCGGCGAGTTCACGACGGCCGAGAGCAAGACCTTTCTCGATCAACTCGCAGAATACGGCGTTCCGGTCGTGCTGTTCTCGGGCGGCGAACCGCTCGTGCGCGACGATCTGACCGAACTCGTCGCCTATGCCGCCGAGCGAGGACTCCGTCCGGTGTTGTCCTCGAACGGGACCCTCCTGACGCAGGAGAACGCCGTCGCGCTGCGCGACGCCGGCCTCCAGTACGCCGGCATCTCGGTCGACGGGCTCCCCGAGCGGAATGATCGCTTCCGGGGAACGGACGGTGCGTTCGACGCCGCCGTCCGCGGCATCGAAAACTGTCTCGAGGCCGGACTCAAGACGGGACTTCGGTATACGATCACCGAGGCGAACGCGCCGGATCTCGAGGGAGTCGTCGACCTGCTCGTCGACAGGGGGCTCGATCGGTTCTGTTTCTACCACCTGGATTACGGCGGTCGCGGGGCTGAGATCATCGATGCCGACCTCACCCCCAGCGAGAAGCGGGCGGCGGTCGAACGCGTGGCAGATCTCACACTCGACTACCACTCGCGCGGCGAAGAGATCGAGACGCTACTCGTCGGCAACTACGCCGACGCCGCCTTCCTCGTGGAGTACGCTCGCGACGAGTTCGGCGAGGCGAAGGCGAAGGCGGTCTACGATTATCTCGAACGAAATGGCGGGGATCCGACGGGCGAACGAATCGCCGACGTCGATTATCAGGGGAACGTCCATCCGACGCAGTTCTGGCAGGGCTACAGCCTGGGTAATGTGCGGGATCGGCCGTTCGGCGAGATCTGGAACGACGAGTCGAACCCGTTGCTCGCGGCGCTTCGGACCCGGGAAGACCGGTTGACTGGAAAATGTGCGGACTGCCAGTACCGTTCGATTTGCCGGGGCGGATCGCGGCTGCGGGCGCTTGCGACGACCGGCGACCTGTTTGCACCCGACCCACAGTGCTATCTCGCTAACGAGGAAAGACGCGCCGAGGGATCGGCCGTCGGCGGCGTCGCTGATTGA
- a CDS encoding acyl-CoA carboxylase subunit beta, with product MEDRIDELEELREEARKGGGETRIEKQHDKGKMTARERIDYFLDEGTFTEFDQLRTHQTSQFGMEEKKIPGDGVVTGYGEVNGRTTFVFAHDFTVFGGSLGEVFAEKVCKVMDMAMEVGAPVIGLNDSAGARIQEGVKSLAGYTEIFRRNQEASGVVPQISATMGPCAGGAVYSPAITDFIFMVKDTSHMYITGPGVTKTVTGEEVSHEELGGAMTHADKTGVAQFACESEEQALDDIKRLLSYLPQNNVEDPPRVDPWDDPDRRDDALTDIVPPSPQKPYDMINVIDSVVDEGSFFEVADNFAQNIVVGFGRLDGRSVGLVANQPRVNAGTLTVDASMKASRFVRFCDSFNIPIVTFVDVPGYMPGTDQEHRGIIRHGAKLLYAYAEATVPLLTVITRKAYGGAYCVMASKNLGADVNYAWPTAEIAVMGPQGAVNILYREELEQSDNPDELRDELIEEYREEFANPYTATDKGFLDDVIVPTETRPRLIDDLEMLETKRASNPDKKHGNIPL from the coding sequence ATGGAAGACCGTATCGACGAACTCGAGGAACTCCGCGAAGAAGCACGAAAAGGAGGTGGTGAAACCCGAATCGAAAAGCAACACGACAAGGGGAAGATGACCGCCCGCGAGCGGATCGATTACTTCCTCGACGAGGGCACCTTCACGGAATTCGACCAGCTCCGGACGCATCAGACGAGCCAGTTCGGGATGGAGGAGAAGAAGATTCCCGGCGACGGTGTCGTTACTGGGTACGGCGAAGTCAACGGGCGGACGACCTTCGTCTTCGCCCACGACTTCACCGTCTTCGGCGGATCTCTCGGCGAGGTTTTCGCGGAGAAGGTCTGCAAGGTCATGGACATGGCCATGGAGGTTGGTGCGCCCGTTATCGGGCTCAACGACTCCGCAGGAGCCCGCATTCAGGAAGGTGTCAAGAGCCTCGCCGGCTACACCGAGATCTTCCGCCGGAACCAGGAGGCAAGCGGCGTCGTCCCGCAGATCTCCGCGACGATGGGGCCCTGTGCTGGCGGTGCCGTCTACTCACCGGCGATTACCGATTTCATCTTCATGGTCAAAGACACCAGCCACATGTACATCACCGGGCCCGGTGTCACCAAGACCGTTACCGGTGAAGAGGTCTCTCACGAGGAACTCGGCGGCGCGATGACTCACGCCGACAAAACCGGCGTCGCTCAGTTCGCCTGCGAGAGCGAAGAACAGGCGCTCGACGACATCAAGCGACTGCTCTCGTACCTCCCGCAGAACAACGTCGAGGACCCGCCCCGCGTCGATCCCTGGGACGACCCCGATCGCCGCGACGACGCGCTCACCGATATCGTCCCGCCGAGCCCACAGAAACCCTACGACATGATCAATGTCATCGACAGCGTCGTCGACGAGGGTTCGTTCTTCGAGGTCGCGGACAACTTCGCACAGAACATCGTCGTCGGCTTCGGACGACTCGACGGCCGCTCGGTCGGTCTCGTCGCTAACCAGCCGCGTGTCAACGCCGGAACCCTGACAGTCGATGCCTCGATGAAAGCGTCGCGCTTCGTCCGCTTTTGTGATTCCTTTAACATCCCGATCGTCACGTTCGTCGACGTCCCCGGATACATGCCCGGGACCGATCAGGAACATCGCGGGATCATCCGTCACGGCGCGAAATTACTCTACGCCTACGCCGAAGCGACCGTTCCGCTGCTGACCGTCATCACGCGCAAAGCGTACGGCGGAGCGTACTGCGTCATGGCCTCGAAGAACCTCGGCGCGGACGTCAACTACGCCTGGCCGACTGCCGAAATTGCCGTCATGGGACCGCAGGGTGCAGTCAACATCCTCTATCGCGAGGAACTCGAGCAATCGGACAATCCGGACGAACTCCGCGACGAACTCATCGAGGAGTATCGCGAGGAGTTCGCAAACCCCTACACGGCAACCGATAAAGGGTTCCTCGACGACGTCATCGTGCCCACCGAAACCCGCCCGCGACTGATCGACGATCTGGAAATGCTAGAGACGAAACGCGCATCGAACCCGGACAAGAAACACGGCAACATTCCGCTGTAA
- a CDS encoding DUF7577 domain-containing protein, with protein MSSDTPAGDNRVTCRHCGTENGTAFTYCLRCLGHLPTGLVPHD; from the coding sequence ATGAGTTCGGACACTCCTGCGGGAGACAACCGGGTAACGTGTCGCCACTGTGGGACGGAAAACGGGACTGCCTTTACGTATTGTCTGCGGTGTCTCGGCCATCTCCCCACGGGCCTCGTTCCCCACGACTGA
- a CDS encoding Htur_1727 family rSAM-partnered candidate RiPP yields MEETPRRSTVPGDERGNPAPQWEVFVRTEAGEPMRHVGSVAAANGTEAHEHASRLFGWYAADVWLCPARAVERYSTRGLADATEERTDEIAVAERGERGPDANGEGAPVSEETECPSGANDT; encoded by the coding sequence ATGGAAGAGACGCCACGCCGATCGACGGTCCCGGGCGACGAGCGCGGGAATCCCGCACCACAGTGGGAAGTGTTCGTCCGCACCGAAGCCGGCGAACCGATGCGACACGTCGGCAGTGTCGCCGCCGCGAATGGGACGGAGGCGCACGAACACGCGTCCCGACTGTTCGGCTGGTACGCCGCAGACGTGTGGCTCTGTCCGGCTCGCGCGGTCGAACGGTATTCGACACGAGGGCTCGCGGACGCGACCGAGGAACGGACAGATGAGATCGCGGTGGCCGAACGAGGCGAACGAGGACCCGACGCGAACGGCGAGGGAGCGCCCGTCTCCGAGGAAACCGAGTGTCCGAGCGGGGCGAACGACACATGA
- a CDS encoding CGCGG family rSAM-modified RiPP protein codes for MTEDVSEVEPVTRRDHDTSWSANLEGPEHAADPALVVEQSKDAIDATEPGCHVNLVTHGDHGHPETYLWDELEAAFDGLRLEYVDRCGCGGHVTRVHLLDV; via the coding sequence ATGACCGAAGACGTCTCCGAGGTCGAACCCGTCACGCGCCGCGACCACGACACCTCGTGGTCGGCGAATCTCGAGGGACCCGAACACGCGGCTGATCCGGCGTTAGTCGTCGAACAATCGAAAGATGCCATCGACGCTACCGAGCCCGGCTGCCACGTCAACCTCGTCACGCACGGCGATCATGGCCACCCAGAGACCTACCTCTGGGACGAACTCGAGGCCGCCTTCGACGGCCTCCGACTCGAGTACGTCGACCGGTGCGGTTGTGGTGGCCACGTAACCCGCGTTCACCTCCTCGATGTCTGA
- a CDS encoding sodium-dependent transporter: MSQRESWATRTGFIFAAVGSAVGLGNIWRFPFQVGQEGGAGFVLIYLLFIASIGFPVMLAEFVIGRRTDRNPVGALKQLGSGKLRYAGWLFFTTGFLILSYYSVVAGWTVRYVLLGLQNEYVGDVAGAEGQFLSVASGLDAVFFHALFMLAIIAIVGLGIQRGIELAVKVMVPAIIVIMVGMAVYVFTLEGAGEAYAYYLSPDFGYIASEWQSILPAAAGQAFFTLSLGMGVMITYASYLGEDRNLAEDGLIIIGFDTAIALLAGLVVFPIFFSAGVSPGAPGAGAVFVTLAAAFGKLSLGGILGAVFFFTVAIAALSSAISILEVVVSYLIDEHGMNRLSATAIISAIIFVVGLPTTYDIQVLNLYDLLVNNILLVFGGFILAVFVGWVIYDFALDELSKGIGDLGPWGTTWLWLLRVPAVIGLAVVVLLGIIEYYDFLVGDFATWFGDNF, translated from the coding sequence ATGTCACAGCGCGAATCATGGGCGACGCGAACCGGATTCATTTTCGCCGCGGTCGGGAGTGCAGTGGGGTTAGGAAACATCTGGCGGTTCCCGTTTCAGGTCGGACAGGAGGGAGGTGCAGGATTCGTACTCATTTACCTCCTGTTTATCGCAAGCATCGGTTTTCCGGTGATGCTCGCGGAGTTCGTCATCGGTCGCCGTACTGATCGGAATCCGGTCGGTGCGTTGAAACAGCTCGGGTCGGGGAAGCTCCGATATGCCGGATGGCTCTTCTTTACGACTGGCTTTCTCATCCTCTCGTACTATAGCGTCGTCGCCGGGTGGACGGTCCGATACGTTCTCCTCGGACTGCAAAACGAGTACGTCGGCGACGTGGCGGGCGCCGAAGGGCAGTTCCTCTCCGTGGCCAGCGGTCTGGATGCGGTGTTCTTCCACGCCCTCTTTATGCTCGCTATCATCGCTATCGTCGGGCTCGGTATCCAGCGTGGTATCGAACTCGCCGTGAAAGTGATGGTCCCCGCCATCATCGTTATCATGGTCGGAATGGCAGTCTACGTGTTCACCCTCGAGGGGGCAGGCGAGGCGTACGCGTACTATCTGTCGCCGGATTTCGGCTATATCGCGAGTGAGTGGCAGAGTATACTGCCCGCAGCCGCCGGTCAGGCCTTCTTTACCCTCTCGCTGGGGATGGGCGTGATGATTACCTACGCCTCGTATCTCGGCGAGGATCGGAACCTCGCCGAAGACGGATTGATTATCATCGGGTTCGACACCGCTATCGCGCTACTCGCCGGTCTCGTCGTCTTCCCGATTTTCTTCAGCGCGGGCGTCAGTCCCGGGGCACCCGGTGCTGGTGCGGTTTTCGTGACGCTCGCCGCTGCATTCGGCAAGTTATCGCTGGGAGGAATCCTTGGTGCGGTGTTCTTTTTCACCGTCGCCATCGCCGCTCTCTCGAGTGCGATCAGTATCCTCGAGGTGGTCGTCTCGTACTTGATCGACGAACACGGAATGAATCGTCTGAGCGCGACCGCGATCATCAGCGCCATCATCTTCGTCGTGGGTCTTCCGACGACGTACGATATCCAGGTTCTCAATCTCTACGACCTCCTGGTCAACAACATCCTGCTCGTCTTCGGCGGATTCATTCTCGCGGTTTTCGTCGGCTGGGTGATTTACGACTTTGCGCTCGACGAACTCAGCAAGGGTATCGGCGACCTCGGGCCGTGGGGGACCACCTGGCTGTGGCTGCTGCGCGTTCCAGCGGTTATCGGCCTGGCAGTCGTCGTCCTGCTCGGGATCATCGAATACTACGACTTCCTCGTCGGAGACTTCGCAACCTGGTTCGGAGACAATTTCTAG